One window of the Candidatus Diapherotrites archaeon genome contains the following:
- a CDS encoding FAD-binding oxidoreductase, which yields MEFNGRILSIQDCIDAGEVFARIIKIEAPQSFDFKAGQFVMVAFPKFKLQGKNELKWSAFSVASSPLQKGFIELCVDGSIKEYLKVNDFLKVRGPFGDFTLNEDFVEAAFIAMGSGIAPMISMVRTLCIKGITKPFYLFFGSKNHADCFYEKELEELSRGLCNNFSFIPVRSEMEFYFGKCNGFLQDEIKGFNFRNPRNIIEAYVCGNPQIVPIVIEELKKEGFKEDRIHSEIQDKRFHYSSSYCFNLVYS from the coding sequence ATGGAGTTTAATGGAAGGATTCTTTCAATTCAGGACTGCATTGATGCAGGAGAGGTTTTTGCTCGGATCATTAAAATTGAGGCACCCCAAAGTTTTGATTTCAAAGCAGGCCAGTTTGTAATGGTCGCATTCCCTAAATTCAAGCTTCAAGGAAAAAATGAATTGAAGTGGAGTGCTTTTTCTGTTGCTTCAAGCCCTCTGCAAAAAGGATTTATTGAATTGTGTGTTGATGGCTCAATTAAAGAATATTTGAAGGTTAATGACTTCCTTAAAGTGAGGGGGCCTTTTGGAGACTTCACCTTGAACGAGGATTTTGTTGAGGCAGCATTTATTGCAATGGGCTCAGGAATTGCTCCAATGATTTCAATGGTCAGGACTCTCTGCATTAAGGGAATAACAAAGCCTTTCTATCTCTTTTTTGGCTCAAAAAATCATGCTGACTGCTTTTACGAGAAGGAATTGGAGGAATTAAGCCGAGGCTTATGCAATAATTTTTCTTTTATTCCTGTGAGGAGCGAAATGGAATTCTATTTTGGTAAATGCAATGGCTTCCTGCAGGACGAAATAAAAGGCTTTAATTTCAGGAATCCCAGGAATATTATTGAGGCTTATGTTTGCGGCAACCCGCAGATTGTTCCTATTGTAATTGAAGAATTGAAGAAAGAAGGATTCAAGGAAGACAGGATTCATTCAGAGATACAAGACAAGCGCTTTCATTACTCCTCCAGTTACTGCTTTAATCTTGTTTACAGTTGA